GGAGCCCTCTGCCTGGACGCCGAGCGCCGCGTAGAGGGCGCCGGTGATGGCTTGCGAGGTCTCGACGTTGCCCGCGACGACGGCGGCCGGCGGTTCGGGCGCCAGCAGGGAGCCGGGCGGCACGATGATGTCGAGCGGGCGCAGACAGCCGTCGTTGAGCGGGATGTCGTCGGCGACCAGGGTGCGGAAGACGTACAGGACCGCCGCGTTGACCACTGCGAAGGGGGCGTTGAAGTTGGTGGTCAGCTGGGGTGACGTGCCCGTGAAGTCGACGGTCGCGGAGCGCTTTTCACGGTCCACGCGCACGCGTACGCGGATGATGGCGCCCGAGTCGGTCTCGTAGGCGTACTCGCCGTCGTCCAGGGCGTCGATGACCCGGCGGACGGCCTCCTCGGCGTTGTCCTGGACGTGCTTCATGTACGCCTGTACGACGTCGAGGCCGAAGTGCTCGATCATGCGGGCGACTTCGTCGACGCCCTTCTGGTTGGCGGCGATCTGGGCCCGCAGGTCGGCGAGGTTGGTCTTGGGGTTGCGAGAGGGGTAGGGCGCCTCGGTCAACAGGCGGAGGGTCTCCTCCTCGCGGAAGCGGCCGTTCTCGGCGAGCAGCCAGTTGTCGAAGAGGACGCCTTCTTCCTCGATGGTGCGGCTGTCCGCCGGCATGGAGCCGGGGGCGATGCCGCCGATCTCGGCGTGGTGGCCACGCGAGGCCACGTGGAAGAGGATCTTCCGGTCACTGTCCGTGTCGCCTGAATCGAAGACAGGCGTGATGACCGTGACGTCCGGCAGGTGCGTGCCGCCGTGGTACGGGTCGTTGACCGCGTACGTGTCTCCCGGCCGCATCCGGGAGCGGCGGCGCCGGATGATCTCCTTGACGCTGGTGCCCATCGAGCCCAGGTGGACGGGGATGTGCGGGGCGTTGGCCACCAGGTTTCCGTCCGGGTCGAAGAGGGCGCAGGAGAAGTCCAGGCGCTCCTTGATGTTGACGGACTGGGCGGTGGACTCCAGGCGGGCGCCCATCTGCTCGGCGATGGACATGAAGAGGTTGTTGAAGACCTCGAGGAGAACCGGGTCGGCCTTCGTGTCGAGATCGGAACTCTGCGTAATCGCCGCGCGTTCCATGACCAGATGCCCGTCGTCGGTCGTCGCGGCCCGCCAGCCGTCGTCGACGACGGTCGTCGCGCTGGCCTCGGTGATGATCGCGGGGCCGGTGACGGTCTCGCCGGGGGGCAGCTCCTCGCGGCGGTGGAGGGGTACGTCGCGCCAGGTGCCGCCCGTGTGGAGGCGGATGGTTTCGGGAGCGGCGGAGCGGCCCTGGTAGGTGGCCAGGGCGGAGAGATCGGGGGGTTCGGTGATGCCGGTGGCTTCGACGGAGAGGGCTTCGACGACGATCGGGCGGTCGAGCGTGAAGGAGTACGTGGCGCGATGACGTACTTCGAAGGCGTGCCTCATCGTGTCGGGCTCGGTCAGCTCGACGGTGAGGGTGGTGTCGGTGCCGTCGTAGCGGAGCTGGGCGCGCCGGGTGACCTGGATTCGGTCCTCGGGGACGTCCTCGGCGAGGAGTTCGGCGCGGGCGGCGCTCTCCAGGTCGTCGGCGGTCTTGAGGACGCCGGGCATCGAGGCGGCCTCCAGGGGAGCCTCGACGGACTGTTCGCGCATGGCCGTGGTGTCGGCGAGGCCGATGCCGAGAGCGGACAGGACACCGGCCATGGGCGGCACGAGGACGGTGCGGATGCCGAGCGAGTCGGCGACCATGCAGGCGTGCTGCCCGCCCGCGCCACCGAAGGTGGCGAGGGCGTAGCGGGTCACGTCGTGGCCCTTCTGGACGGAGATCCGCTTCACGGCGTTGGCGATGTTGGCGACGGCGATCTGCAGGTAGCCCTCGGCGACCTGCTCGGGGGTGCGGTCGTCGCCGGTCCGCTCGCGGATCTCGCGCGCGAGGGCGGCGAAGCGCGCGCGGACGAGGGCGTCGTCGAGGGGCTGGTCGCCTTCGGGCCCGAACACCTTGGGGAAGTGGGCGGGTTGGATGCGGCCGAGGATGACGTTGGCGTCGGTGACGGCGAGCGGGCCGCCGCCGCGGTAGCAGGCCGGACCCGGGTCCGCGCCGGCCGAGTCCGGCCCCACGCGGTAGCGGGAGCCGTCGAAGTGCAGGACCGAGCCGCCGCCGGCCGCGACGGTGTGGATGTCCAGCATGGGCGCGCGCAGCCGGACGCCGGCGATCTGCGTGGTGAAGACGCGTTCGTACTCGCCCGCGAAGTGCGAGACGTCGGTGGAGGTGCCGCCCATGTCGAAGCC
The nucleotide sequence above comes from Streptomyces sp. NL15-2K. Encoded proteins:
- a CDS encoding hydantoinase B/oxoprolinase family protein; translation: MTGWQFWVDRGGTFTDIVARRPDGRLLTHKLLSDNPARYSDAAVAGVRELLADSPDPVEAVRMGTTVATNALLERKGERTLLVITRGFRDALRIAYQNRPHIFARRIELPELLYERVVEADERIAADGTVLRAPDPDSLAGPLQEAYDDGIRAVAVVCMHSHLHPAHEQAIGQLAARIGFPQISLSSEVSPLMKLVPRGDTAVVDAYLSPVLRRYVRHVADELEGVRLMFMQSNGGLAEAGQFRGKDAILSGPAGGIVGMARMSQLAGFDRVIGFDMGGTSTDVSHFAGEYERVFTTQIAGVRLRAPMLDIHTVAAGGGSVLHFDGSRYRVGPDSAGADPGPACYRGGGPLAVTDANVILGRIQPAHFPKVFGPEGDQPLDDALVRARFAALAREIRERTGDDRTPEQVAEGYLQIAVANIANAVKRISVQKGHDVTRYALATFGGAGGQHACMVADSLGIRTVLVPPMAGVLSALGIGLADTTAMREQSVEAPLEAASMPGVLKTADDLESAARAELLAEDVPEDRIQVTRRAQLRYDGTDTTLTVELTEPDTMRHAFEVRHRATYSFTLDRPIVVEALSVEATGITEPPDLSALATYQGRSAAPETIRLHTGGTWRDVPLHRREELPPGETVTGPAIITEASATTVVDDGWRAATTDDGHLVMERAAITQSSDLDTKADPVLLEVFNNLFMSIAEQMGARLESTAQSVNIKERLDFSCALFDPDGNLVANAPHIPVHLGSMGTSVKEIIRRRRSRMRPGDTYAVNDPYHGGTHLPDVTVITPVFDSGDTDSDRKILFHVASRGHHAEIGGIAPGSMPADSRTIEEEGVLFDNWLLAENGRFREEETLRLLTEAPYPSRNPKTNLADLRAQIAANQKGVDEVARMIEHFGLDVVQAYMKHVQDNAEEAVRRVIDALDDGEYAYETDSGAIIRVRVRVDREKRSATVDFTGTSPQLTTNFNAPFAVVNAAVLYVFRTLVADDIPLNDGCLRPLDIIVPPGSLLAPEPPAAVVAGNVETSQAITGALYAALGVQAEGSGTMNNVTFGNDRHQYYETVASGSGAGDGFPGAPVVQTHMTNSRLTDPEVLEWRLPVQLDEFAVRRGSGGSGRWRGGDGAVRRIRFHEPMTVSTLSQHRRVPPYGMAGGEPGALGANRVERADGTVTELAGSDAADVGPGDVLVIETPGGGGYGPPSPDPHQAGEEIDDLRAF